Proteins encoded together in one Rhipicephalus sanguineus isolate Rsan-2018 unplaced genomic scaffold, BIME_Rsan_1.4 Seq12575, whole genome shotgun sequence window:
- the LOC125756556 gene encoding uncharacterized protein LOC125756556, giving the protein MVSFDVKSLYTSVPIDFAVKVCTEALESDPSLPERTPLEAPDLSRLLEFCLSNTYLTFQKKFFKQVHGTATGASISVTAANFAMESLESRALSSFSSRPRVFLRYVDDCFSVVKKSALSAFLLHLNSMDPAIQFTTEEEVNGRLPFLEVLVKRDGSRLSFSVFRKETHTGKYLSFSSVHLMCQKKSVVASLVRRAEKLSSTPENQAAELATIRRDLSSSGYPSSLIQAVKKSLAHPTPNDSQQHNDKGRRKRIPVPYVPGISGLSRILRGYEVDVAHVPTRKLRQAVGKVKDKLDKEKFPGVVYRIPCADCNQVYIGETGDFGKRIKQHSYDVKTKHVATNALAEYAVSTSHDIDWDSAKIIGKEKDKSARLHLESLHIQTTDNTLNRNSGNLPPIYTRCLRHIIKPI; this is encoded by the coding sequence ATGGTGTCCTTCGATGTGAAGTCACTTTACACAAGCGTGCCCATTGACTTCGCCGTCAAGGTCTGCACTGAGGCTCTCGAATCGGACCCAAGTCTTCCAGAAAGGACACCGCTCGAGGCTCCAGATCTCAGCAGACTTCTAGAGTTTTGTCTGAGCAACACATACCTCACGTTCCAGAAAAAGTTCTTCAAGCAAGTCCATGGAACCGCAACGGGAGCCTCGATCTCAGTCACCGCAGCGAACTTCGCAATGGAGTCACTGGAGTCCCGTGCCCTGTCTAGTTTCAGCTCACGTCCAAGGGTATTCCTACGCTACGTGGACGACTGTTTCTCAGTGGTTAAGAAGTCTGCTTTGAGCGCTTTTCTTCTGCACCTTAATAGCATGgatccagccatacagttcacgacaGAGGAAGAAGTTAATGGTCGTCTGCCATTTTTGGAGGTGCTCGTGAAACGCGACGGCAGTAGGTTGTCGTTCAGTGTCTTCAGGAAGGAAACTCACACTGGCAAGTACCTAAGTTTCAGCTCTGTGCACCTGATGTGTCAGAAGAAGTCGGTGGTCGCTTCACTTGTACGTAGGGCGGAGAAACTTTCCTCAACTCCGGAAAACCAAGCGGCCGAGCTAGCCACGATACGCCGTGACCTCTCATCTTCGGGCTACCCCAGTTCGCTCATTCAAGCTGTTAAAAAGAGCCTAGCTCATCCTACGCCAAATGACTCTCAACAACACAACGACAAGGGGAGGAGAAAAAGGATTCCTGTGCCGTACGTCCCCGGCATAAGCGGTCTGTCCCGAATCCTTCGGGGGTATGAAGTCGACGTCGCTCACGTGCCTACGCGCAAGCTCAGACAAGCTGTGGGGAAGGTGAAAGACAAACTCGATAAGGAGAAGTTCCCGGGCGTCGTGTACAGAATTCCTTGCGCCGATTGTAACCAAGTCTACATCGGTGAAACAGGCGACTTTGgaaaaagaattaaacagcacagcTATGACGTGAAAACCAAGCACGTGGCAACTAACGCACTAGCTGAGTACGCAGTGTCCACGAGCCATGACATCGACTGGGATAGCGCgaagataataggaaaagaaaaggACAAATCAGCTAGGCTTCATCTTGAATCCCTTCACATTCAAACGACCGATAACACGCTCAACCGCAACTCAGGCAATCTGCCCCCGATATACACTCGATGCTTACGTCACATCATCAAGCCCATATAA